The Paeniglutamicibacter sulfureus genome includes a region encoding these proteins:
- a CDS encoding alpha/beta fold hydrolase codes for MHFVEIGSGTPLLVIHGFCVDHHLLVGLDPALAGRGGWRRVYIDLPGMGLSAAGPDIRSTDDVAAAVASFARKAFGIQRFAVLGNSFGGIIARHLVAEFGDQVLGLALLCPVAVAEHRRRRVPPRMVLHTDEDLLASLDQEDAAAYQEMAVLQTPENWARFRDSALPGLRRFDRKAIGRIAGKYPLAIEPEDRESTFKGPTLVIAGRQDHVVGYQDQATLAARYENSTFSILERAGHNAHLDQPELTASLLEAWIARMDELLPLRDGAST; via the coding sequence GTGCATTTTGTCGAGATTGGTTCCGGGACCCCGCTGCTGGTGATCCATGGCTTCTGCGTGGACCACCACCTGCTGGTTGGGCTCGACCCGGCGCTTGCCGGGCGTGGGGGCTGGCGGCGGGTCTACATCGATCTTCCGGGCATGGGCCTATCCGCCGCCGGGCCGGATATCCGCAGCACCGATGACGTCGCGGCGGCCGTGGCGTCGTTCGCCCGCAAGGCCTTTGGCATCCAGCGATTCGCGGTTCTCGGGAATTCCTTCGGTGGAATAATCGCGCGCCACCTCGTGGCGGAGTTCGGCGACCAGGTCCTTGGCCTTGCCCTGCTTTGCCCGGTGGCAGTGGCCGAACACAGACGCCGGCGGGTGCCGCCCCGGATGGTACTGCACACCGATGAGGACCTGTTGGCCTCCCTGGACCAGGAGGACGCGGCGGCCTACCAAGAAATGGCGGTACTCCAAACCCCGGAGAACTGGGCTCGTTTCCGCGATTCGGCCCTACCGGGGCTGCGGAGATTTGACCGCAAGGCGATCGGCAGGATCGCCGGAAAATACCCGCTGGCCATCGAGCCCGAGGACCGTGAATCGACTTTCAAGGGCCCCACCCTGGTCATCGCGGGACGGCAGGACCACGTGGTGGGATACCAGGACCAGGCCACGTTGGCGGCGCGCTATGAAAACTCCACGTTCTCGATCCTCGAGCGGGCAGGACACAACGCGCACCTGGACCAACCCGAGCTCACCGCCAGCTTGCTCGAAGCATGGATCGCCCGCATGGACGAATTGCTTCCCCTTCGCGACGGCGCCTCGACCTGA
- a CDS encoding DUF2087 domain-containing protein: MKDPVQESAGDWRQVFGALANEETRRFYAQQVLGLESDLRPERQAKAQLNLTNAGLLDGKGHIDGEVFARILAEGAPREPRTGNDRFFDNEGRIDRYPKKHEERLGLLRVVAGKVLRHGQRLTEAELTSKLEAFSDDPVLLRRYLVDYGMLLRQRDGSAYRLADGSD; the protein is encoded by the coding sequence ATGAAGGATCCAGTGCAGGAATCCGCGGGCGACTGGCGCCAGGTTTTTGGCGCATTGGCCAATGAGGAAACACGCCGTTTCTACGCCCAACAAGTCCTGGGGTTGGAGAGCGATCTGCGGCCCGAACGCCAGGCCAAGGCGCAGCTGAACCTGACCAACGCGGGCCTGCTCGATGGGAAGGGCCATATTGACGGCGAGGTCTTTGCCCGCATCTTGGCCGAGGGTGCACCGCGGGAGCCGCGGACGGGGAACGACCGCTTCTTCGACAACGAGGGCCGCATCGACCGCTATCCCAAGAAGCACGAGGAACGTCTGGGCTTGCTGCGTGTGGTGGCAGGTAAGGTGTTGCGGCACGGGCAACGACTCACGGAGGCCGAACTGACCTCGAAGCTGGAAGCCTTCAGCGATGACCCGGTGCTCCTGCGCCGCTATCTCGTGGACTACGGGATGCTGCTGCGCCAGCGTGACGGGTCGGCGTATCGGCTGGCCGACGGATCGGACTAG
- a CDS encoding aminotransferase class III-fold pyridoxal phosphate-dependent enzyme, translating into MTETLLAVDAETLPQTRHLATSIPGPRSTAMHAERTAQVTNGFGITLPVFVARADGGIVEDVDGNRLIDFASGIAVTSLGASNKRVAQRVAAQLEAFTHTCFMVTEYESFTQVCKWLNANTPGDFDKRTGLFSTGAEAVENAIKIARAATGRPNVLVFDEAYHGRSLLTMAMTAKVNPYKLNFGPLPAEIIRAASANPLRPAEGLAAGAEAALESVEATILEHGADSFAAMVIEPIQGEGGFIVPAAGFIPGLRKLADKYGIVLVIDEIQAGMGRTGTLFASEHEGVAGDMILTAKALANGVPLSAVTGRTELMNAPHAGGLGGTYAGNPLACEAALAVFEQFEDGSLLANARRIEAVAREILEPLLSSTGIVAEVRGRGAMLAIELADAGTLAPRADLAKEISAACHAAGVITLTCGTHGNVVRLLPPLVIGEDLLRDGLAVLAQAIIDAAN; encoded by the coding sequence ATGACCGAAACACTTCTGGCCGTCGACGCCGAGACGCTCCCGCAGACCCGCCACCTCGCCACCTCCATCCCCGGCCCGCGCTCCACGGCCATGCACGCCGAACGCACAGCACAGGTGACCAACGGCTTCGGCATCACCCTGCCGGTCTTCGTGGCCCGCGCGGACGGCGGCATCGTCGAGGACGTCGACGGCAACCGGCTCATCGACTTCGCCTCCGGCATCGCCGTGACCTCGCTGGGTGCCAGCAACAAGCGCGTGGCGCAGCGTGTAGCCGCCCAGCTGGAAGCCTTCACCCACACCTGCTTCATGGTCACCGAATACGAATCCTTCACCCAGGTCTGCAAGTGGCTCAACGCCAACACCCCCGGCGACTTCGACAAGCGCACCGGCCTGTTCTCCACCGGCGCCGAGGCCGTGGAAAATGCCATCAAGATCGCCCGCGCTGCAACCGGACGGCCCAACGTGCTGGTGTTCGACGAGGCCTACCACGGCCGCTCGCTGCTCACCATGGCCATGACCGCCAAGGTCAACCCGTACAAGCTGAACTTCGGCCCGCTTCCCGCGGAGATCATCCGGGCCGCCTCCGCCAATCCGCTGCGCCCCGCAGAGGGGCTGGCCGCAGGCGCCGAAGCGGCACTGGAATCCGTGGAGGCCACCATCCTGGAACACGGCGCGGATTCCTTCGCCGCCATGGTCATCGAACCGATCCAGGGCGAGGGCGGCTTCATCGTCCCGGCCGCAGGCTTCATCCCGGGCCTGCGCAAGCTCGCCGACAAGTACGGCATCGTGCTGGTCATCGACGAAATCCAGGCCGGCATGGGCCGGACCGGAACGCTCTTCGCCTCCGAGCACGAGGGCGTTGCGGGGGACATGATCCTCACCGCCAAGGCACTGGCCAATGGCGTCCCGCTTTCCGCCGTCACCGGACGCACCGAGCTGATGAACGCGCCGCACGCGGGCGGCCTGGGCGGCACCTATGCTGGAAACCCGCTGGCCTGCGAGGCCGCGCTGGCGGTCTTCGAGCAGTTCGAGGACGGATCGCTGCTGGCCAACGCCCGCCGCATCGAGGCAGTGGCCCGCGAAATCCTGGAGCCCTTGCTTTCTTCCACCGGCATTGTGGCCGAGGTCCGCGGCCGCGGCGCCATGCTCGCCATCGAGCTGGCAGACGCCGGCACCCTGGCCCCGCGCGCGGACCTGGCCAAGGAAATCTCCGCTGCCTGCCACGCCGCCGGCGTCATCACCCTGACCTGCGGCACGCACGGCAACGTCGTGCGCCTGCTGCCCCCGCTGGTGATCGGCGAGGACCTGCTGCGCGACGGACTGGCCGTCCTGGCCCAGGCCATCATCGACGCCGCCAACTAG
- a CDS encoding inositol monophosphatase family protein — protein sequence MSTENFSTPDIALAARLRSIALDAARLAAPVLRGAFRQDVARENKTNAHDLVTAFDRQSEEIIRGHLLAAEPDSLVLGEEGGSTGAGSIEWIVDPIDGTSNFTHGVAFFCISIAAARDGVLLAAVVLDPIADLEFTADAQHAYLNGTILAPGSRPDQKHANIMTDYPSAEALEVDGEAGLREFGAWVGAFATVRRKVSAAMALAHVAAGWCDATIGFDTKPWDVAAGALLVRRAGGTYLGFRYDVHTLPDHEAPCFLALGPGADYPVLDESIHRIIAARNARGSVGSA from the coding sequence GTGAGCACCGAAAATTTCAGCACCCCCGATATCGCCCTGGCTGCACGGCTGCGCTCGATCGCCCTGGACGCGGCGCGGCTGGCCGCACCGGTCCTGCGCGGGGCATTCCGCCAGGACGTGGCACGCGAAAACAAGACCAATGCCCACGACCTGGTGACGGCGTTCGACAGGCAGAGCGAAGAGATCATTCGCGGACACCTGCTGGCGGCCGAGCCCGATTCCCTGGTCTTGGGCGAAGAAGGCGGCAGCACCGGCGCGGGAAGCATCGAATGGATCGTCGACCCCATAGACGGGACCAGCAACTTCACCCACGGGGTTGCCTTCTTCTGCATCTCCATTGCCGCGGCCCGCGACGGGGTGCTGCTGGCGGCAGTCGTGCTTGACCCCATCGCCGACCTGGAATTCACCGCTGACGCGCAACATGCCTACCTCAACGGCACGATCCTGGCTCCCGGATCCAGACCTGACCAGAAACATGCGAACATCATGACCGACTACCCGTCGGCCGAGGCCTTGGAAGTCGACGGGGAGGCGGGCCTGCGCGAGTTCGGCGCGTGGGTCGGGGCCTTTGCCACCGTCCGCCGCAAGGTCTCCGCCGCCATGGCCCTGGCCCATGTGGCAGCCGGATGGTGCGATGCAACCATTGGCTTCGACACCAAGCCCTGGGACGTTGCCGCAGGTGCGCTGCTGGTGCGTCGCGCAGGTGGCACGTACCTGGGCTTCCGCTATGACGTGCACACGCTGCCCGACCACGAGGCCCCGTGCTTCCTGGCGTTGGGCCCGGGTGCCGACTACCCGGTGCTGGACGAATCGATCCACCGGATCATCGCTGCCCGCAACGCGCGGGGCTCCGTCGGCTCAGCCTAG
- a CDS encoding FAD-binding dehydrogenase, protein MSNIPHSPHFDVIVVGAGLAGLVAATEATAAGARVLLLDQESEANLGGQAHWSFGGIFLVDSPEQRRLGVKDSAELALRDWANTAGFDRDEDEWARKWSRAYVQWAAGGKREWLRERGIRFFPVVGWAERGGAGAQGPGNSVPRFHITWGTGPGLLAPFILAARTAEAKGQLTMLWRHQLDELVTGNGAITGVRGTVLADDPATRGVATNRTKAGDFEYFAPSVIVATGGIGGNLSKVRAAWPKRLGTPPQDMVSGVPAHVDGRGLDIARRAGARVVNGDRMWHYTEGIANWNPIWERHGIRILPGPSSLWLDATGRRLPAPLWPGFDTLGTLEYLRGTGHDYSWFILNRRIIGKEFALSGSEQNPDLTGKDIRAVLARARVDVPGPVQNFLDHGDDFLQAATIGELVAKMNRLTGDDLLDPAQVAGVIDDRDLAVANRFGKDGQISAITSARNYLGDKLVRSVKPHRLTDPKAGPLIAVRLRILTRKSLGGIQTDLDSRVLDAAGNPIPGLYAAGEAAGFGGGGMHGYRALEGTFLGGCLMSGRIAGRHAGEAWKRT, encoded by the coding sequence ATGTCGAACATCCCGCATTCGCCACACTTCGATGTCATCGTCGTCGGTGCCGGCCTGGCCGGACTGGTGGCTGCCACCGAGGCCACCGCGGCCGGGGCACGCGTGCTGCTGCTGGACCAGGAATCCGAAGCGAACCTCGGCGGACAGGCCCACTGGAGCTTTGGCGGGATCTTCCTGGTCGACTCGCCGGAACAGCGCCGGCTGGGTGTCAAGGACTCCGCGGAGCTCGCGCTGCGGGACTGGGCCAACACCGCGGGCTTCGACCGCGACGAGGATGAGTGGGCCCGCAAGTGGTCCCGCGCCTACGTCCAATGGGCTGCAGGCGGTAAGCGCGAATGGCTGCGTGAACGCGGCATCCGCTTCTTCCCGGTGGTCGGGTGGGCCGAACGCGGCGGGGCCGGGGCCCAAGGTCCGGGAAACTCCGTGCCGCGCTTCCACATCACCTGGGGGACCGGACCCGGGCTGTTGGCACCCTTCATCCTGGCCGCCCGCACCGCAGAGGCAAAGGGGCAGCTGACTATGCTTTGGCGCCACCAACTCGATGAATTGGTCACCGGCAACGGTGCAATCACCGGGGTGCGCGGCACGGTGCTTGCGGATGATCCGGCAACGCGCGGGGTTGCAACCAACCGCACCAAGGCCGGGGACTTCGAATACTTTGCCCCATCGGTCATCGTTGCCACCGGCGGCATCGGAGGGAACCTGTCCAAGGTACGCGCCGCGTGGCCGAAACGCTTGGGGACCCCGCCGCAGGACATGGTCTCCGGGGTGCCCGCCCACGTGGACGGACGCGGCCTGGACATCGCCCGGAGGGCAGGGGCGCGGGTGGTCAACGGGGACCGGATGTGGCACTACACCGAGGGAATCGCCAACTGGAACCCAATATGGGAGCGCCACGGAATCCGCATCCTGCCCGGGCCCAGTTCCTTGTGGCTGGATGCCACCGGTCGGCGGCTGCCGGCTCCGCTGTGGCCTGGCTTCGACACGCTGGGAACCCTCGAATACCTGCGCGGCACCGGGCACGATTACAGCTGGTTCATCTTGAACCGGCGCATCATCGGCAAGGAGTTCGCGCTCTCGGGTTCCGAGCAGAACCCCGACCTCACCGGCAAGGACATCCGCGCGGTGCTGGCACGGGCACGCGTGGATGTCCCCGGCCCGGTCCAGAATTTCCTGGACCACGGCGACGACTTCCTCCAGGCAGCCACGATCGGCGAGCTGGTGGCAAAGATGAATCGGCTCACCGGGGACGACCTCTTGGATCCGGCGCAGGTCGCCGGGGTCATCGACGACAGGGATTTGGCGGTGGCGAACCGCTTCGGAAAGGACGGGCAGATCTCGGCCATCACGTCGGCCCGGAACTATCTGGGCGACAAGCTGGTGCGCAGCGTCAAACCTCACCGCCTCACGGATCCAAAGGCCGGCCCGCTGATTGCGGTGCGATTGAGGATCCTGACGCGCAAGTCATTGGGCGGGATCCAGACCGACCTTGATTCGAGGGTGCTGGATGCCGCCGGGAATCCGATCCCGGGCCTCTACGCTGCGGGTGAGGCTGCGGGCTTCGGCGGCGGTGGCATGCACGGCTACCGGGCACTCGAGGGCACGTTCCTGGGTGGCTGCCTCATGAGCGGCAGGATTGCAGGCCGCCACGCCGGCGAGGCTTGGAAGCGAACATAG
- a CDS encoding PucR family transcriptional regulator codes for MISLLQLGAELGPELVPCPGAEFSAKPVTGVHVSELEDPTPYLEGGELLLTTGMPFAKSAALSLAYMKRLGAKEVRAVGLGLGPWLRQVPEHVLAASRAAGIELALVPDGVPFQHVSRAYWRLSTRDDTANLMDSLGTQTALARAAMRPDATSAVVRGLAQALGGWAAYLPADAGAETVWPASAGSLVGDLRAESIRFNKAGVPSAATFELHGQPVVLYPILLGARIHGFLCIGSGRTLTRADRQIIMTVSTLLALRAREREVVVSTAHALGAATTKLLLHGQTEAAHMVAEDVGLAELPNRVRLLGIRLSPGDDPGLAARAAARLAADPGLPELSAAVDACTLRHVQDEILYLVLPAAGIGSKPVDGRGESLEQNAMLGISAPGDPEVSGSLAAALGDPVSLGEIPGNLAVLRRAVLQAPAGRLIAVNASEDAKAAGWVRLLAGYHRADLLATVRAYLAARGTWEDAARALGIHRNSLRHRISVAGNLIGVDLDDPDVAAHLWLALRREASGTGPR; via the coding sequence ATGATTTCCTTGTTGCAGTTGGGTGCCGAACTCGGACCAGAACTTGTGCCCTGTCCCGGGGCCGAATTCAGCGCCAAGCCGGTGACGGGAGTCCATGTCTCCGAACTGGAGGACCCCACCCCGTATCTGGAGGGCGGCGAGCTGTTGCTGACCACCGGCATGCCCTTCGCGAAGTCGGCGGCGCTTTCGCTCGCGTACATGAAGCGGCTCGGGGCAAAGGAAGTTCGTGCCGTGGGGCTGGGCCTGGGCCCGTGGCTGAGGCAAGTGCCCGAGCATGTGCTGGCGGCCAGCCGCGCGGCTGGCATCGAGCTTGCGCTCGTCCCTGACGGCGTGCCGTTCCAGCATGTCTCACGCGCGTATTGGCGGCTGTCCACCCGGGACGACACAGCGAACCTCATGGATTCGCTCGGAACGCAAACGGCGCTGGCCAGGGCAGCCATGCGCCCCGACGCCACCAGCGCCGTGGTCCGCGGACTCGCCCAGGCGCTTGGCGGCTGGGCCGCCTACCTTCCGGCGGATGCCGGGGCCGAAACCGTGTGGCCGGCTTCCGCCGGATCCCTGGTCGGGGACCTGCGGGCCGAGTCGATCCGCTTCAACAAGGCCGGGGTGCCCTCGGCCGCCACCTTCGAGCTCCACGGCCAGCCAGTGGTGCTTTACCCGATCTTGCTCGGCGCGCGGATCCACGGGTTCCTGTGCATCGGCTCGGGGCGCACGCTGACCCGCGCCGACCGGCAGATCATCATGACGGTCTCCACGTTGCTGGCCCTGCGGGCCAGGGAACGCGAAGTGGTCGTCAGCACCGCCCATGCGCTGGGTGCCGCAACAACCAAGCTGTTGCTACACGGGCAGACCGAGGCGGCACACATGGTGGCCGAGGACGTGGGATTGGCCGAGCTTCCCAACCGGGTCCGCCTTTTGGGCATTAGGCTTTCGCCCGGGGACGATCCGGGGCTGGCGGCACGGGCGGCGGCGCGACTGGCCGCTGATCCGGGATTGCCCGAATTGTCCGCCGCGGTGGATGCCTGCACGCTGCGCCACGTCCAGGACGAGATCCTGTACCTGGTGTTGCCCGCAGCCGGGATCGGCAGCAAGCCCGTGGACGGGCGCGGCGAGTCCCTGGAGCAAAACGCCATGCTGGGGATTTCAGCCCCGGGCGACCCCGAGGTCTCCGGGTCGCTGGCCGCCGCGCTGGGCGACCCCGTGAGCCTGGGCGAGATTCCGGGCAATCTTGCGGTGTTGCGCCGCGCCGTGCTGCAGGCCCCGGCCGGCCGCCTGATTGCCGTCAACGCCAGCGAGGATGCCAAGGCCGCCGGCTGGGTTCGTCTGCTGGCCGGCTACCACCGCGCCGACCTGTTGGCCACGGTGCGCGCCTATCTCGCGGCGCGCGGCACCTGGGAGGATGCGGCGCGGGCTCTGGGCATCCACCGCAATTCGCTGCGGCACCGGATTTCGGTGGCGGGCAACCTCATCGGCGTGGACCTGGACGACCCGGATGTCGCTGCACACCTGTGGCTGGCCCTGCGCCGCGAAGCGTCAGGGACGGGGCCGCGCTAG
- a CDS encoding MarR family winged helix-turn-helix transcriptional regulator, which translates to MQRGETSTLELVESLTALQRTLRCVGHLSEGKQPVGFAALGVLAYVQRNQPTRATDIAQWIGIGPAALSRQVVELESSGLLVRSPSPTDARAQLISLTPQGAEEVEKAYDRRATVLAGLLKDWDEAKISAAAATMNDIQQVLRAGLDDIHGKTTPTVNGPEGAPIV; encoded by the coding sequence TTGCAACGCGGTGAAACCTCAACACTTGAACTGGTCGAGAGCCTGACAGCCCTCCAGCGCACCTTGCGCTGCGTCGGGCACCTGAGCGAAGGAAAGCAGCCGGTGGGCTTCGCGGCCCTTGGCGTCCTGGCCTACGTCCAGCGCAACCAACCCACTCGAGCCACTGACATTGCCCAGTGGATCGGCATCGGGCCCGCGGCGCTGAGCCGCCAGGTCGTTGAGCTGGAAAGCTCGGGATTGCTGGTGCGGAGCCCGAGCCCCACGGACGCCCGTGCCCAATTGATTTCCCTCACTCCCCAGGGCGCCGAGGAGGTCGAAAAGGCCTACGACAGGCGCGCAACGGTGCTGGCCGGGCTGCTCAAGGACTGGGACGAGGCGAAAATCTCTGCGGCGGCAGCCACGATGAACGACATTCAACAGGTGCTGCGCGCCGGGCTGGACGACATCCACGGAAAAACTACCCCGACGGTCAACGGTCCGGAAGGGGCTCCCATTGTCTGA
- a CDS encoding CaiB/BaiF CoA transferase family protein gives MSKIRPLEGIIVADFSRVLAGPLCTMTLADLGATVIKVERPGTGDDTRAWGPPFSATGSTYFESVNRNKQSVTLDLTDPADLELARELALRADVLVENFKPGGMDKLGLGYAELSAANPGLVYASISGFGSAGGAQLPGYDFIVQALGGLMSITGEPDQDPMKAGVALVDVLTAKDASIGVLAALTARASSGAGAHVEVNLLSSLQGALANQGQAYLGAGKVATRMGNEHPSIVPYQLLACADGSVAVACGNDGQFARLCAEIGLPALATDPRFATNTARVAHRTELIPLLEDSLGADTGANWQARFTAVGVPAGKVAGIDEGLAYADSLGLNPLIEVHNAQGEAVGRQVRHPITWTPALDAPTMSPPQLGEHTEAVRAWLGSDVGSMAEFQALARPRP, from the coding sequence ATGAGCAAGATCCGTCCCCTCGAGGGAATCATCGTCGCCGACTTCTCCAGGGTCCTGGCCGGCCCGCTGTGCACCATGACGCTGGCCGACCTGGGTGCCACGGTCATCAAGGTCGAGCGTCCTGGCACTGGGGACGATACCCGCGCCTGGGGTCCGCCCTTCTCCGCCACCGGCTCCACCTACTTCGAATCGGTGAACCGCAACAAGCAATCCGTCACGCTGGATCTCACCGATCCGGCTGACCTTGAGCTGGCCAGAGAACTGGCGCTGCGGGCAGACGTGCTGGTGGAAAACTTCAAGCCCGGCGGCATGGACAAGCTGGGTCTGGGCTACGCCGAACTCTCCGCCGCCAACCCCGGACTGGTCTACGCCTCGATCTCCGGATTTGGTTCCGCCGGCGGGGCGCAACTGCCCGGTTACGACTTCATCGTCCAGGCCCTCGGCGGGCTGATGTCCATCACCGGCGAGCCGGACCAGGACCCCATGAAGGCCGGCGTCGCCTTGGTGGACGTGCTCACCGCCAAGGACGCAAGCATCGGGGTGCTCGCGGCACTGACCGCACGGGCCTCATCCGGAGCCGGGGCCCACGTGGAGGTCAACCTGCTTTCCAGTCTTCAGGGCGCGCTGGCCAACCAGGGCCAAGCCTATTTGGGGGCGGGGAAGGTCGCCACGCGCATGGGCAACGAGCATCCCTCGATCGTGCCCTACCAGCTGCTGGCCTGCGCCGACGGCTCCGTGGCCGTAGCATGCGGCAACGACGGCCAGTTCGCCAGGCTCTGCGCCGAGATCGGCTTGCCCGCGCTCGCCACCGACCCCCGCTTCGCCACCAACACCGCCCGCGTGGCACACCGCACGGAGCTCATCCCGCTGCTCGAGGACTCTCTGGGAGCGGACACCGGGGCCAACTGGCAGGCCCGGTTCACCGCCGTGGGCGTGCCGGCGGGCAAGGTCGCGGGCATCGACGAGGGCCTGGCCTACGCCGATTCCCTCGGGCTCAACCCACTCATCGAGGTGCACAACGCACAGGGGGAGGCCGTGGGACGGCAGGTGCGCCACCCGATCACCTGGACCCCGGCACTGGATGCCCCGACGATGTCGCCCCCGCAACTGGGCGAACACACCGAGGCCGTCCGCGCTTGGTTGGGCAGCGACGTGGGATCCATGGCGGAGTTCCAGGCGCTAGCGCGGCCCCGTCCCTGA
- a CDS encoding MFS transporter has translation MSQKEVLRSITGVLASFFAAMLATTIVSIALPTIMDALGGTQTDFNWVLTAALLANAATTPIWGKLADLFDKKKLLQISIVIFVIGSVLAGFAINIPMLMSARVIQGIGMGGLTAMGMAVIGTVIPPRERGKYSGYFGGVMAAATAGGPLLGGLIVDSPLGWRWTFFIGVPIAIISMWLIHKTLHIAHVPRKVYIDWAGAVLVTISVSVLLIWVSYVGKEGFYEFNSWQTYAMVGGSLVLIALLLWIEGRVPEPVIPLRIIATRTTALAILASISIGVAMFGSGAFLGQYFQVAREASPTLAGVMTLPMIAGNLFGSVFSGQLISRFGRWKIFLVIGGIVNVGALGLLGMMAHDTNYWILATGMFFNGLGMGFMLQNLVLAVQNTVKVTDIGTASSSVAFFRAVGGAAGVAVLGAMLSDKVGALVLDALKSAHLVSPDGSTGVAAGGTSLNLTEMPPAVRLMYETAFGDATGVVFMTSAIVAVVGLVCILFIKEVPLRRTV, from the coding sequence ATGAGCCAGAAGGAAGTGCTGCGCTCCATCACCGGCGTGCTCGCCTCCTTCTTTGCCGCGATGCTGGCCACCACGATTGTTTCCATCGCCCTGCCGACCATCATGGATGCCCTGGGTGGCACGCAGACCGACTTCAACTGGGTGCTCACCGCGGCCCTGCTGGCCAACGCCGCGACCACACCGATCTGGGGCAAGCTGGCCGACCTCTTTGACAAGAAAAAGCTGCTGCAAATCAGCATCGTCATCTTCGTGATCGGTTCCGTGCTGGCGGGATTCGCCATCAACATCCCCATGCTCATGAGCGCGCGCGTCATCCAGGGCATCGGCATGGGCGGGCTCACCGCCATGGGAATGGCGGTGATCGGCACCGTCATTCCGCCGCGCGAGCGCGGCAAGTACTCGGGCTACTTCGGCGGCGTCATGGCCGCGGCGACCGCCGGCGGTCCGCTGCTGGGCGGGCTCATCGTGGACTCTCCTCTGGGTTGGCGCTGGACCTTCTTCATCGGGGTGCCCATTGCCATCATCTCCATGTGGCTGATCCACAAGACGCTGCACATCGCGCACGTCCCGCGCAAGGTCTACATCGACTGGGCCGGCGCGGTGCTGGTGACCATCTCGGTCTCGGTGCTGCTGATCTGGGTCTCCTACGTGGGCAAGGAAGGTTTCTACGAGTTCAACTCCTGGCAGACCTACGCGATGGTCGGCGGCTCACTGGTGCTCATCGCGCTGCTGCTCTGGATCGAGGGCAGGGTTCCGGAACCGGTGATCCCGCTGCGTATCATCGCCACCCGCACCACCGCCCTGGCGATCCTGGCCTCGATTTCCATCGGCGTGGCCATGTTCGGATCCGGCGCCTTCCTGGGCCAGTACTTCCAGGTGGCACGCGAGGCGAGCCCCACGCTGGCCGGGGTCATGACCCTGCCCATGATCGCGGGCAACCTCTTCGGTTCGGTCTTCTCCGGCCAGCTGATCTCCCGCTTCGGGCGCTGGAAGATCTTCTTGGTCATCGGCGGAATCGTCAATGTCGGCGCCCTGGGACTGCTGGGCATGATGGCCCACGACACCAACTACTGGATCCTGGCCACCGGCATGTTCTTCAACGGCCTGGGCATGGGCTTCATGCTGCAGAACCTGGTCCTTGCGGTGCAGAACACCGTGAAGGTCACCGACATCGGCACCGCCAGCTCCTCGGTCGCCTTCTTCCGTGCCGTCGGCGGTGCCGCAGGCGTGGCGGTGCTTGGCGCCATGCTCTCGGACAAGGTCGGGGCGCTGGTGCTCGATGCCTTGAAGTCGGCGCACCTGGTGTCACCCGACGGGTCCACCGGTGTTGCAGCCGGGGGAACGTCGCTGAACCTCACGGAGATGCCGCCGGCCGTGCGCCTGATGTACGAAACGGCCTTCGGCGACGCCACCGGCGTGGTGTTCATGACCTCGGCAATCGTCGCAGTCGTCGGGCTGGTGTGCATCCTGTTCATCAAGGAAGTCCCGCTGCGTCGGACCGTCTAG